The following DNA comes from Zingiber officinale cultivar Zhangliang unplaced genomic scaffold, Zo_v1.1 ctg161, whole genome shotgun sequence.
CAATATACATATCTTTATGTTAGTCTTTCATGTTGTTTCTCTCGCGTACAGATACTTGGCCGCCTTCTTGCTAATGATAATGGAAGCACTGCAAAGTATATACTCAAGCATCTGACATTTAGAAATATAGCGAATTAgctctttaattttaatttcgtttaaattaagaaaaaatttaaatgaaaatgaTAATGTTGAATATTTTAAGGCCAAATTCAAGCTCCATTAAAATGAGTGCATTTAAATCCAAAGACCACACCTTCAAAATTAAATCACCATCTTCAAAGACCACATCTAAAATCAGAATTGACGACAGCACCAATTCATAAGAGACACTGACGAGGAACTCAGACCAAAGTTTCCGTTTTTATGAAACATGCAAGTCAGCCAGTGGAGGCTCGTAAGCACAGGAGTGATGTGCACTACATAAATATCGATGGGTGTTGCACATGCCACTTTGACTGCCAAAATTGCAACGCACGAACACATCTCTACTAGAGAACGATGCATCCCAACGGAAAGGCTCAGAATTGGTTGGACAAAGTTTGAAGGTTGACAGCCAGACAAAAAGCAGATGTAACCACCCTCCAATTGGCAATCAGCTCCCGAGCGCCGACAACACACCTCCACTTTTGGCAGTTAATACCACCTCCCAACCAGGTCCTCTGAGAGGAAGAGGGGTACCAGATGCCCCATTGGCATCCTTTGGATCTACTAGATCGCTGCGATCCATGACTCTCAATAGATCATCGTCGCTGATGTCAGTTTGAACCAGCTTATCTTCAGGATCTTCTTCATCTCGAAGCAGTGCCAGTAGTTCTGATTCCTAAACATATGGTGAACTAGATTAGTGCAAACAGACTAAACAGTCAGCTTTTAAGGTTCTTGTGTCACTAGGCAAAATAGTTTTTCTTTAGTTGTGTAAATCTAGAAAGCAGTTAGCATTCTAAGCTTTTAGAATATTCTGCTGCATGGAAATGGAACTGCAAACTCAATAGCTCTCAGTGTGATACTAAGGAATTTCATGAAGAGTTGCAGATCCAAGTAAAGTTCTAGTGCAAACAAAGGCAACAAACCACAATTACTCAATTGCATTGGGACATTGTAATACCAAAGTGAATCCACTGATCAAAGACTAGAACAATAATAGAATAAGCTATACCTCTAATGTATTAGGTTTGATCCTCTCTTGCTGAAATTGTCCTTGAGAAATAACTACATGCTCTAACTTCAACTTTCCAAAAGCCTTCTTGATAATCCGACCCTGCAAGCACAAAAAATATAAGCTATCTTATGTAGGATATACAGGAGAAGGATGATGGTTCATGCTTTTCCTACCTCTACAGAATGCGATGTTGCCAACCTATACACATGCACAGGTCGTGTTTGTCCAATCCTATGACATCTATCCATAGCCTGCAGATCCATTTGAGGATTCTGGGTTCCATGCAAAGTCAGTTAACCAAAGTCAATAATCAACATTGCAGAAACTATGATGGAAAAATTTGAGAATAAGCAAGTTACCCAATCACTATCATATAAGATACAAGTATCAGCAGCAGTTAAGTTAATGCCCAATCCACCAGCTCGTGTGCTGAGAAGAAAAATACTCATATTGCTGTTCTCGTTATTGAAAGTCTCTATCTGTGATTGAATAGACAAGAGAATAAGAATACAATCAAGGATCTATATGTAATGAAACACGATGAACAAAAACAGAATAATCAAAGAAGCACCATAATCAAAATTGTTAATAACACAAACCGTAGCATATGAAAATACTCATCTCAAGAAATTACATTTAATGAATAATATACAACTTAAATTGATGCCTGTTTATGTTTTGTCCTAACACTACCTTAATTTACTTACTTTTCAACTGCCACTGGAGATAGAAAACTCAGAATGTTATCGATGTGGAACTATATATGTTGGGTCAACTGGTTAAGATGACTAATTTTACAATACTAACCGAAACCAAGAAGACCAAGCTATAAATCTAAAAGAATTATATACACAAGTTTTAGGGATTTGATTCCCTTAATAATAACAAAGGCTTGATGGTTTTGATAATGAGCCACACACAGGAAACTTAATAGACATTGaaataaaaagtttttaaaaaaagctATAAACACCACGTTAGTAGTAGGTCCCGAGCGGCCGGTAAGAGGatggtgaattgccctgaaaaaacaAGTATACCCTTCTCGAAACTTACGATTTTGATTAAGATAAATactttaataaaagaaactaaaatgcataaaagtaCAAGataaaaagatttacttggtttgcaaccgggGAGATTGCTAATCAAAGGCAAATGTAGCTCAACTAAAAGACTCCTTCGACACAAGTCAGAGGCGCCTCGTACAGGACATTGACAGCATAGAAACTTGAGAACAGAATAACAACTTCGAATACAAAAAGTATTGTATGGAATGTCGAGCACCAGGCTTCCTTTTATAGGCTCACTAGTAGAAATGACTATTTGCTGACGTGgcgtggtccgggcgccccagcGAAGCAAACTCTGTCTCCATGATTTGGTTGGAAAATAAAATTCTCTCAtgtccgagcgcctagaccatTTTCGACCACCCGGACCATTACTGACGTGGACCCGAAAAGTGATCTACTGCGACTAGGCGCCCTTTGGGCACCCTGGTGGTCCAGACTCTAGGCACTCGGACCATCTTGTCCGAGCGCTCGGATCGATCAGCTTCATGTTGATCGTCCAACGCCTTCTCCGATCACTAACTTCGTCTCTGAtagcttgggtgatgctccggcctTTTAGAGTTGAGCTTactcgaactcaactccgaccttctcctcgagcagccttccgctccggcttctcatcctcgcccgtccttctcgctccaccgacGTACTCTTTCACAGCTTCTCGTTCCctagatgcaccgagcctgtcaacTCGATTCGCGTGCCACCCTTCTCGTACACTGCGTCTTCCGGTCAACTTCTTGTaatcctaagctcttgcacacttagacacaagaatcaaatacacatgacctaacttgacttggttgagcacatc
Coding sequences within:
- the LOC122036429 gene encoding ATP-dependent DNA helicase DDM1-like translates to MSIFLLSTRAGGLGINLTAADTCILYDSDWNPQMDLQAMDRCHRIGQTRPVHVYRLATSHSVEGRIIKKAFGKLKLEHVVISQGQFQQERIKPNTLEESELLALLRDEEDPEDKLVQTDISDDDLLRVMDRSDLVDPKDANGASGTPLPLRGPGWEVVLTAKSGGVLSALGS